Proteins encoded within one genomic window of Ranitomeya variabilis isolate aRanVar5 chromosome 4, aRanVar5.hap1, whole genome shotgun sequence:
- the LOC143769837 gene encoding protein kinase C delta type-like gives MDFTGKKRQKKLSRGRTSTTPDEQGLANNRELPAKLRKKDPKKSGQADQVISDNEGTRKISFLKTIQKTSGKLVLYIRNQADNILKRRITREKKTANVGPTRTINTKGNESIAEEEGTGKKRKREDPAAIQEDISGECSGPSNKQIKITVPLTRDKFIFRSILGEGGYGKVMLATDKIRRENVALKIIKKKSLISHPECLVEQHVLKITHNSRFLTHCHAAFQTEHHAYFVTELASGGDLHDYIYSTIPLRDSIVFMAAEIVCGLQFLHTNGIIHRDIKPDNILLTGDGHIKITDFGLCLCEERFNASDFGGTPGYGAPEMIMGDFYDAGVDWFAFGVVLYNMILQDSPFEGDTSEEIENNVIYHEPSYEDLTDYAAAHIISRLLCKDQSVRLGVNGKIRNHPFF, from the coding sequence ATGGACTTCACAGGGAAAAAGAGACAAAAGAAATTAAGTCGGGGAAGAACATCGACAACACCAGATGAACAAGGCCTTGCAAATAACAGGGAACTTCCAGCAAAGCTTAGGAAGAAGGACCCCAAGAAATCTGGGCAGGCTGATCAGGTAATATCTGACAATGAGGGAACGAGGAAAATTTCCTTCTTAAAAACTATACAAAAAACATCTGGCAAGCTTGTGTTATACATCAGAAATCAAGCTGATAACATTCTGAAAAGACGGATTACAAGAGAGAAGAAAACCGCCAATGTGGGTCCTACCAGGACCATTAACACGAAAGGCAATGAGAGTATAGCAGAAGAGGAAGGAACTGGGAAAAAGAGGAAACGGGAAGATCCAGCCGCCATTCAAGAAGACATCTCTGGCGAATGTAGCGGTCCCAGTAACAAACAAATAAAGATCACTGTCCCTCTCACCAGGGATAAGTTTATCTTCCGTAGTATACTCGGAGAAGGGGGTTATGGAAAGGTTATGCTGGCCACTGATAAGATACGAAGAGAAAATGTGGCACTTAAAATCATAAAGAAAAAAAGCCTCATCTCCCACCCTGAATGCCTTGTGGAACAACATGTCCTGAAGATTACCCACAATAGCAGATTCCTAACACACTGCCATGCCGCATTTCAGACTGAACACCATGCCTATTTTGTCACCGAGCTGGCCAGTGGAGGGGATCTGCATGactatatatatagcaccattccTCTGAGGGACTCTATAGTATTTATGGCAGCAGAAATCGTTTGTGGCCTACAATTCCTGCACACCAACGGCATCATCCACCGGGATATAAAACCGGACAACATCCTGCTGACTGGCGACGGCCACATCAAAATTACAGACTTTGGACTATGTCTATGTGAGGAGAGATTTAATGCCAGTGATTTCGGAGGAACACCTGGCTATGGCGCCCCAGAAATGATCATGGGAGACTTTTATGATGCCGGTGTAGACTGGTTCGCCTTCGGTGTTGTTTTATACAACATGATCCTCCAAGACTCACCATTTGAAGGAGACACCAGTGAAGAGATTGAGAATAATGTCATCTACCATGAACCATCATATGAAGACCTCACTGACTACGCTGCTGCTCACATTATATCCAGGCTTCTCTGCAAAGACCAATCTGTCCGGCTAGGGGTAAATGGGAAAATCAGAAATCACCCCTTCTTTTGA